Proteins encoded in a region of the Nevskiales bacterium genome:
- a CDS encoding ATP-dependent helicase C-terminal domain-containing protein, producing the protein PPSPPVLAVKLQELFGLTQTPSVNDGRTAVSLHLLSPARRPIQVTQDLAGFWQRTYPEVRKELKGRYPKHPWPEDPRTATPTARAKPR; encoded by the coding sequence AGCCGCCGAGCCCGCCGGTGCTGGCGGTGAAGCTGCAGGAGCTGTTCGGCCTGACGCAGACACCCAGCGTCAACGACGGGCGCACAGCTGTGTCGTTGCATCTGCTGTCGCCCGCGCGCCGGCCGATCCAGGTCACGCAGGATCTGGCCGGCTTCTGGCAGCGCACTTATCCGGAAGTCCGGAAAGAGCTGAAGGGCCGCTACCCGAAGCATCCCTGGCCGGAAGACCCCCGCACGGCGACCCCCACCGCCCGCGCCAAGCCGCGCTAA